One Cupriavidus taiwanensis LMG 19424 DNA segment encodes these proteins:
- a CDS encoding methyl-accepting chemotaxis protein codes for MQNLGIRIRLGAAFGAMWSLMAIGTAVAVPRMQDGADARRLLIALAAAGLCLAVGAVWGLARGIEAPLSEAVHIAETVAAGDLSQEFNTDRGGEFGRLLGGLGEMEDMLTDLVTRIRTATDSITDASHQIAAGNTDLSQRTEEQAAALQQTASSMGELTAMVQQNTERARTANGMAASASGIAARGGEVVGNVVRTMSAISASSRKVTDIIEVIEGIAFQTNILALNAAVEAARAGEQGRGFAVVAGEVRTLAQRSAAAAREIKQLIDDSVQQVDSGSALVGQAGATMQEIVQAVASVTGLLGEITAASEQQSAGIAQVNEAVAQMDTVTQQNAALVEQAASASQALAGRATELQQVVGEFRL; via the coding sequence ATGCAGGACGGCGCCGATGCGCGGCGCCTGCTGATCGCGCTGGCCGCGGCGGGCCTATGCCTGGCCGTGGGCGCGGTCTGGGGGCTGGCGCGCGGCATCGAGGCGCCGCTGTCCGAAGCCGTCCACATTGCCGAAACCGTGGCCGCCGGCGACCTCAGCCAGGAATTCAACACCGACCGGGGCGGCGAGTTCGGCCGCCTGCTCGGCGGGCTGGGCGAGATGGAAGACATGCTGACCGACCTGGTCACCCGCATCCGCACCGCCACCGACTCCATTACCGACGCCTCGCACCAGATTGCCGCCGGCAATACCGACCTGTCGCAACGCACCGAAGAGCAGGCCGCGGCGCTGCAGCAAACGGCATCGAGCATGGGCGAGCTGACCGCGATGGTGCAGCAGAACACCGAACGCGCCCGCACCGCCAACGGCATGGCCGCCAGCGCCTCGGGCATCGCCGCGCGCGGCGGCGAAGTGGTGGGCAACGTGGTGCGGACCATGTCGGCGATCAGCGCCAGCTCGCGCAAGGTCACCGACATCATCGAAGTGATCGAAGGCATTGCCTTCCAGACCAACATCCTGGCGCTGAACGCGGCGGTGGAAGCAGCGCGCGCGGGCGAACAGGGCCGCGGCTTCGCCGTGGTCGCGGGCGAAGTGCGCACGCTGGCACAGCGCAGCGCCGCCGCGGCGCGCGAGATCAAGCAGCTGATCGACGATTCGGTGCAGCAGGTCGACAGCGGCTCCGCACTGGTCGGCCAGGCCGGTGCAACCATGCAGGAAATCGTCCAGGCGGTGGCCAGCGTCACCGGGCTGCTGGGCGAGATCACCGCGGCATCGGAACAGCAAAGCGCCGGCATCGCCCAGGTCAACGAAGCCGTGGCACAGATGGACACCGTCACGCAGCAGAACGCCGCGCTGGTGGAGCAGGCGGCCAGCGCGTCGCAGGCGCTGGCCGGTCGGGCGACGGAGTTGCAGCAGGTGGTCGGGGAGTTCAGGCTGTAG